The following is a genomic window from Pseudopipra pipra isolate bDixPip1 chromosome 2, bDixPip1.hap1, whole genome shotgun sequence.
GGGAGTTTGGTTGCGGGAGtattgcttgtttgtttgtgctctctctctctctctctctcttctttagTAAGtagctgttattttcttttccacacctTTTCGACTGGAGCCTCTTAGTTTCAAAGTTATGATTACTCAGAAGGAGGAGCTTGGTTTTTCTCGTATCCCGCCCTCCTTAGCAAACACTTCTGTCTCTTTAAACTGAGACGTACATTAAAGATTTTCCCACGGTACTGGCATGCTGCATGATTTTCAGCTTCAACTTTGCCATCTGTAATTTAGAAGTGGAGAAACTTGCTTCTCTCTGCTAAACAAATTGAACTGAAACTTGAATGTAAGACCTGAAGTTCTGTCAGGTTTTTCTCAGTATGAGAGCTGTAACAAAACACTTTATTGTCCCATGCAGGTTTCTTACTGAGTGATCCCATGCTCTTTCCAGACACCACTAACACAGCTGAAGCACGAttgtcacagcagcagcagcaggattgGGGTATGTTGGCCCACATTTGGTGCTCTCGTCAAGTGACTTTGGAGGGCATTTCCATCACCCATCTTTTAGAAGGAGTGTGTAATGTGCAGCACTTCTGTTAGAAAATGAAGAACAGCCTCTGAACTATGAATGGTATAAGATGATTTTAATgcttattatttttgaaaatttggtTTCCGGACATCAGTGGAAAATGAATATGCTTTGAAATGTGTCAAGGAGTAATACAGACAAGGATTACATCATGCATTTGTGTAACCAGACTTGGTTTGTACCTTATACATTCTCACTACCATATCCAAAGAGTTGGTTTCAAGGAAGCTGCTATGGAGGAAATCTTTCAGCCAGGTGAGCAGGACAGCTTCCCTGTGTGCCTGCTGGCAGCATCATCCATTGACTACTGTAAATGGCAGCTGTACCTCTTACTCAAAACTGTAACTGTGGCAAAACAAGGAGAGTCAAGTATACTTCAGACCTATAAACAACGTCTCAAAATGCCTTATTTTACAACCAAACTAGTACTTTTGAGTATCAGTAGATCTACGTCAGTTAAACAGGACTCTTCTCTCGTTACTCCTGTCAGTCTGCCATTGCCTTGAGTGAGGATGACAAGGCATCCTTCCATGAGGCAGGCCAGTGGTGACACCCCACGGGGGTACCCGGTGATGTGCGTGCCCCGCTCCTGCGTTGGGTCATGCTGAGTGACAAAAAGGAGTAGCTGTTAATGGCTCCGAGAGCTGCCACCCACCCGTGCCCCAAGCAGGCATGAGGTGGCCACGGTCTGCTGTCCTCTGGGGATGGCAGCTGGCCGcgccgggcctcggggggcaCCCCCGCGCTTATCCCTGGCCTGTGGAAGGGGTAGAACACCCCGCTGTGACCGAAAATGTGGGACCCGGTCCGCCGTCCCCGGGCACAGGGCTGCCCGAGGCTCTGGGCTCCATCCCTCGGGAACTCGCACCCGACGTGACGGCCCCGCCTGCGCGAGCGGCCCGGCAACCTCCCGTGGCAACAGCCCGACTCCAACGCCCGGGCACGGCGGCCATGAGGGCGGCGGGCCGGGAActgccggcggcggcggccgaggagCCGGGCAGCGATGCCCGCGGCGAGCAGCCCCGTGAGCACAGCGGTCCCCGTCCCCGGCCGCCCCTGCCCCATTCCGGGCCTGCCCCGCCGTGTCCCCTCGGGAAGCCAAGCCAGCCACCCGCGGCTCCTCACTGATGCCCCCCGGGCACCTCGGCGGCCACTCGCCgcccctggcactgcagccctGGCGCGGGCAGTGCCCTGTCAGGCAGAGACTCCCCTGCCGCCGTGAGGTGCCTGTATCCCTCTTCAGCTCCTTGGAGACCTCTTTCAGGGAGGACATCTCCTTGGGTGCTCGTGCATGCACGGCCCTGCCTTGGAATGTCTGTGGGTGGGAGGCACAGTGGCCGTGTCTCCCCGAGTGCCCTGGGTGGCCTTGACTATAAGCACACCCCACATGGATGTACCCACCAGGGTCCTGTCCTGTACCATCCTCCTATCCTGAGGATTCACTCagtgctggggagcagaggctgGCTGAACACTATTATATATTTGTAAATGATTTGTCTTACACTGTATTAAAGTTACGATGTACTAAAATGACAGTGTATTAAAGACAGAAGCAGAGCGGCATAATTTGACGTTGTGTTCAGCAAAGCATGTCAGCTTTCAGGGGATTCGTAATAACTGTTTCTTTTGTAATATGTTTTACTAGCAGGGAAGAAATGTGTATATGTTGAGCCACCTAGGAGAGTTAAAGAAATACTTGAGGAGCACgttcattttcagaaagaagaatGCGATGTTAAACATCCAGCTGCAGGTAATCCTCCTTATATATAGAAATGGTATTATATGTTCAGTATAGAAATGATATTATAGCATACTGTTGTAGGCATAATACAACAATGCTATGAATAATAAATACAGTCAGATGGATGGTGGTGTACAGATTATTCAGTGAGTACTGAGTTCCTTTTTCATCTGTTTCATTTGGAGAATTAGACATGCTCCCTAAGTGGCCTGGGCTCTGATAAGCAATAGTTGCTAGATTGGATAGTTACTGATTTACACCGTTTAGATTATGAAAATGTATTGTTTTACATAAATTAGATGGCTAGTAAGTTGTAACCTTTCCACAAAATAAAttagctttttatttaattctggTGGTgttggctttgttttggtttgtttgggctttgttgggtttttattttcatgttttggttttttttggagggggaggggtattttcttctgtctttttatgAGGGCATTTGATATTACAGTATGACCAAAAAACGATGCTGGATGCATCAGTGATATTACTGCTGCTTCTTATATAGTATAGCCAAGCTATATTGTTCTTCAGTTAGGAGCTTTAGTAGTCTTAATCTGTTCTACAGGCAGTAGAGAGCGTTGCATGCCTTTAGCAATCTGAATTGCTCTCTGAAGATGTCAATCTATTTTCATTAACTATGGAAGAATATTGTGGTGTATTATTTCATTAATTCTAGAACAAGTTGAAGTAATCAGTTATAATGCTATTGTTTTGCCAAATTATTAACAGTGGCTCTAGAAGGAGTTTGGGATGTGAGAAACAATTTCTCCATTAGAAGCCTGAAAGCAGTGTCACCGAACAGAAGCAGTTTACTTTTACAGCCTCAATTCTACTCAAGACATGCAAGAATAAAAAGTAAGAGTCGATAACAAGAAACGTTCATTATAACAACTCATTTTTAACTTGCAGGGCATCTTTCTGCAGAACTAACTCACCTCTTCCTTTAATAAGTAGCTAACAGACTTGAAATCTCTGCGTAAGAAATCTGTTTAGAACTGCTATGTTGAGTCACCTTATTCCATATTTTGAAACCTTTTGTAAATGTGTGGAATAATCACTTGCTTCCTACTGATAGGTGGTGAGTGTTGGTTTCATGTTCATAATGAACCTTCCTTGCTGTTCTTAACACCCAACCTTAACAAATTCAGTTGTTTGGAAAAGCTCTCTTCCAACGTGTCTCCTGAAAAGAGCTTGATCTAGGTAACCTTTCAGGTATTTTAGTATTTGCCTGCAATGGTCAGCTAGTGCCCTGGGGAATGTATTTCTTTACAGTCTGTGGAGTGTGGCTTTTGTGGAGCAAACCTGTTCCTTATAAGCTGGTAGATTTTAGCATAGTCTTCTAAATGGGCCTACCTTCTCTGCTTCAGTGAAATGTATGAACTTTGTAGTAGAAGGGGAAAGCTTCCAACCCTAAGGAAACAGAGTTTGTTAGCTTTGTAAGAGGAATATTTTTAGTGCCATGACCTTGCAGAATATATGAACTC
Proteins encoded in this region:
- the C2H11orf97 gene encoding uncharacterized protein C11orf97 homolog isoform X2: MRWPRSAVLWGWQLAAPGLGGHPRAYPWPVEGVEHPAVTENVGPGPPSPGTGLPEALGSIPRELAPDVTAPPARAARQPPVATARLQRPGTAAMRAAGRELPAAAAEEPGSDARGEQPRKKCVYVEPPRRVKEILEEHVHFQKEECDVKHPAAVALEGVWDVRNNFSIRSLKAVSPNRSSLLLQPQFYSRHARIKTGKKCVYVEPPRRVKEIPEEHVHFQKEECDVKHPAAVALEGVWDVKNNFSIRSLKAVSPNRSSLLLQPQFYSRHARIKTGKKCVYVEPPRRVKEIPEEHVHFQKEECDVKHPAAGNPPYQQRASVCQDKWLF
- the C2H11orf97 gene encoding uncharacterized protein C11orf97 homolog isoform X1, whose protein sequence is MRWPRSAVLWGWQLAAPGLGGHPRAYPWPVEGVEHPAVTENVGPGPPSPGTGLPEALGSIPRELAPDVTAPPARAARQPPVATARLQRPGTAAMRAAGRELPAAAAEEPGSDARGEQPPGKKCVYVEPPRRVKEILEEHVHFQKEECDVKHPAAVALEGVWDVRNNFSIRSLKAVSPNRSSLLLQPQFYSRHARIKTGKKCVYVEPPRRVKEIPEEHVHFQKEECDVKHPAAVALEGVWDVKNNFSIRSLKAVSPNRSSLLLQPQFYSRHARIKTGKKCVYVEPPRRVKEIPEEHVHFQKEECDVKHPAAGNPPYQQRASVCQDKWLF
- the C2H11orf97 gene encoding uncharacterized protein C11orf97 homolog isoform X5, which encodes MRWPRSAVLWGWQLAAPGLGGHPRAYPWPVEGVEHPAVTENVGPGPPSPGTGLPEALGSIPRELAPDVTAPPARAARQPPVATARLQRPGTAAMRAAGRELPAAAAEEPGSDARGEQPPGKKCVYVEPPRRVKEILEEHVHFQKEECDVKHPAAVALEGVWDVRNNFSIRSLKAVSPNRSSLLLQPQFYSRHARIKTGKKCVYVEPPRRVKEIPEEHVHFQKEECDVKHPAAVALEGVWDVKNNFSIRSLKAVSPNRSSLLLQPQFYSRHARIKTGKKCVYVEPPRRVKEIPEEHVHFQKEECDVKHPAAGAEHNYFAVSICQ
- the C2H11orf97 gene encoding uncharacterized protein C11orf97 homolog isoform X4 gives rise to the protein MRWPRSAVLWGWQLAAPGLGGHPRAYPWPVEGVEHPAVTENVGPGPPSPGTGLPEALGSIPRELAPDVTAPPARAARQPPVATARLQRPGTAAMRAAGRELPAAAAEEPGSDARGEQPPGKKCVYVEPPRRVKEILEEHVHFQKEECDVKHPAAVALEGVWDVRNNFSIRSLKAVSPNRSSLLLQPQFYSRHARIKTGKKCVYVEPPRRVKEIPEEHVHFQKEECDVKHPAAVALEGVWDVKNNFSIRSLKAVSPNRSSLLLQPQFYSRHARIKRKKCVYVEPPRRVKEIPEEHVHFQKEECDVKHPAAGNPPYQQRASVCQDKWLF
- the C2H11orf97 gene encoding uncharacterized protein C11orf97 homolog isoform X3 → MRWPRSAVLWGWQLAAPGLGGHPRAYPWPVEGVEHPAVTENVGPGPPSPGTGLPEALGSIPRELAPDVTAPPARAARQPPVATARLQRPGTAAMRAAGRELPAAAAEEPGSDARGEQPPGKKCVYVEPPRRVKEILEEHVHFQKEECDVKHPAAVALEGVWDVRNNFSIRSLKAVSPNRSSLLLQPQFYSRHARIKRKKCVYVEPPRRVKEIPEEHVHFQKEECDVKHPAAVALEGVWDVKNNFSIRSLKAVSPNRSSLLLQPQFYSRHARIKTGKKCVYVEPPRRVKEIPEEHVHFQKEECDVKHPAAGNPPYQQRASVCQDKWLF
- the C2H11orf97 gene encoding uncharacterized protein C11orf97 homolog isoform X6, which encodes MRWPRSAVLWGWQLAAPGLGGHPRAYPWPVEGVEHPAVTENVGPGPPSPGTGLPEALGSIPRELAPDVTAPPARAARQPPVATARLQRPGTAAMRAAGRELPAAAAEEPGSDARGEQPPGKKCVYVEPPRRVKEILEEHVHFQKEECDVKHPAAAGKKCVYVEPPRRVKEIPEEHVHFQKEECDVKHPAAVALEGVWDVKNNFSIRSLKAVSPNRSSLLLQPQFYSRHARIKTGKKCVYVEPPRRVKEIPEEHVHFQKEECDVKHPAAGNPPYQQRASVCQDKWLF